In the Enterococcus rotai genome, TTCGGAGTATAATAATCCTCAATAGCTACCTGTCTATCCGCTTTTTATTTCCTGTTACAAACGTATTTTCTTATTAAAAGTAAGTTTCATATATTACAATTAGATGATACCTTTATTGCCAGATTTTAAATTTCGCCATTTCCCATTAATCTTACTCTTTAAACATGATTATTCTTCTTAGACTATGGTATACTTTGTCTTGTGTTATTTAAGAATAGTAACGATGACTTTTTCACCAAAAGCATCCGTTTAAAATGATAAATAAAAAGCGAGGAACGTCACTTGAAGAAAAAACTACTCATTACACTTTCATTTGTTTTATTAGTAAATGCTGCGCCGTTGAGCGCATTAGCCGATGATATCGATCAAAAAATAGAAACTCAAACAAAAAAAATTGAAGATATCGTCAAAAATGAAAATGATGCGAAAGATTATTTAGCAACTCTAGAAACAGAAATCGCGACAATTGAAACGGAGTATCAAACAGTCCTTTCTGAGAAACAGAAACATGAAAAAGAAATGAACAAGCTAAATACTGACATTGCTAATTTAGAAGAAAAAATTGAAAAAAGAAATGAGCAATTACAAGCGCAAGCACGAGTTACACAAACGAATCATGAACAAGAATCCATGCTAGCCGTTTTGTTAAGTGCCGATTCAATTTCTGACGCTATTTCAAAAGCTTTGGCAGTAAATACATTGGTTACTGCAAATAATGATATTTTAACCGCTCAAAAAGAGGATAAAAAAGAACTGGATACGTTAAAAGTCAACTTAACCGCAACTCTAAAAGCACTTGAGAAGAAAACTGAGGAACTTGAAGAAAAAGAAGCTGCTTTGGCAGAAGCTAAACTTGAGCAAAATGTAAAAATCAACGAAATCGCTGCAAGTCTTGCAACTGAAAAAGCTGAAAAAGATAAATTTGTAAAACAAAAAGAAGAAGCAGCTAAAAGAAAAGAAGCACAATTAAAAGCCATTGCTGAAGAAAAGAAAAAGGAAGCTGAAGCTAAAGCTGCTGCTGAAAAACAAGCGAAAGAACTGGCTAAAACCAAACAAACACAAGCGGCAACGGCTCCAACAAAAACAACAGAAAAAGAACAAGCGACAACTGTTCCTGATACAAATACAGGTACTAGTAATAACGACGCTCCTGCAAATGCCCCAACACCTACTCCACCAGCATCATCTGGAGGTTGGTCTGCTCCTGTGGCAAGTATGACGATCACTAGTGGTTTTGGTGGCCGTGAAGACCCAACAGGTATCTCAGGATCTTTCCATGACGGTATTGACTTTGGTGGAGCCAGTGGCACACCAATTATGGCTGCCCGTTCTGGTGAAGTTGTCAGCGCAAATTATAGTGGTATGGCTGGAAATCACGTTGTGATCAAGCATGATAATGGTTATTATTCCTATTATTTACACATGAGCAGCTTAAGCGTTGCAGCTGGACAAAGCGTTAGTGCCGGACAAATGTTAGGCGGTATGGGGACTACAGGTAATTCAACTGGCGTTCATTTACATTTTAGTATTTCAACAGGTCTGTGGAGCGGTTTTGTTAACCCCGCACCATTCATCGGATTATAGAGAATCTAGTAAAGATAGCAAGTCAGCACTTTTTGACTTACTATCTTTTTTTGCACCTGTCAATTCGTTTACCCTCTACTGGCGAACATGTTATAATAAGGATAGATAAAGAAAGGTGCTGATTAAGATGATCAATAACTACTCAAATATCCTTGTTGCTGTCGATGGTTCAAAAAATGCTGAGTTGGCTTTACAACATGGCGTTGCGATTGCAAAAGAAAAAAATGCTACTTTGTACTTGTTGTCTGTCGTTGATGAAAATGCAATCAGTCATAGTTCTTATGCCTATTCAAAAGTGCTTGCTGAGGAAAAGGAAGCTATCGAAAAAGAGTTATTAAAAAATATTTATTATGCTACTGAGCAAGGATTGGATGACATTATACCGCTTGTTGAAATTGGCAATCCAAAAGAAATGATTTCTACAATTGTTCCAACAAATCAAGCAATCGATTTGATTATCGTGGGTGCAACGGGTAAAGGGATGATCCAATCAAACCAATTAGGTACCACAACAAGTTATGTCGTACAATATGCTCCTTGTAACGTGCTTGTCGTAAAATAATTAGTTACTATATACTAAAAAAAG is a window encoding:
- a CDS encoding murein hydrolase activator EnvC family protein — protein: MKKKLLITLSFVLLVNAAPLSALADDIDQKIETQTKKIEDIVKNENDAKDYLATLETEIATIETEYQTVLSEKQKHEKEMNKLNTDIANLEEKIEKRNEQLQAQARVTQTNHEQESMLAVLLSADSISDAISKALAVNTLVTANNDILTAQKEDKKELDTLKVNLTATLKALEKKTEELEEKEAALAEAKLEQNVKINEIAASLATEKAEKDKFVKQKEEAAKRKEAQLKAIAEEKKKEAEAKAAAEKQAKELAKTKQTQAATAPTKTTEKEQATTVPDTNTGTSNNDAPANAPTPTPPASSGGWSAPVASMTITSGFGGREDPTGISGSFHDGIDFGGASGTPIMAARSGEVVSANYSGMAGNHVVIKHDNGYYSYYLHMSSLSVAAGQSVSAGQMLGGMGTTGNSTGVHLHFSISTGLWSGFVNPAPFIGL
- a CDS encoding universal stress protein, yielding MINNYSNILVAVDGSKNAELALQHGVAIAKEKNATLYLLSVVDENAISHSSYAYSKVLAEEKEAIEKELLKNIYYATEQGLDDIIPLVEIGNPKEMISTIVPTNQAIDLIIVGATGKGMIQSNQLGTTTSYVVQYAPCNVLVVK